One Kangiella geojedonensis DNA segment encodes these proteins:
- a CDS encoding PHP domain-containing protein, whose translation MLRDLHSHTTASDGSLTAKELLTLAAERGVDELAITDHDSVDSVDEAIELSSSYNVSVVPGVEISATWNSKGQDTVHIVGLQINHEHAGLQSFLKTIQSKRRDRAAEMGKRLEEAGVKGAQPDIEYLVDSQPMVCRTHLAQYLLERGEVKNFGDAFKKYLAKGGKAYVKDEWFDLEDAVAMIRQAGGIPVLAHPTRYGMGSNKLKRLIEQFKSFGGLGIETCYPNIHPGQKNLLADWSKQFELYASQGSDFHSPDKPWALLGKFAPLPEKVTPVWESPTWSHK comes from the coding sequence ATGTTACGTGATTTACACAGTCACACAACTGCTTCAGACGGTAGCTTAACAGCAAAAGAGCTTCTAACGCTTGCTGCTGAGAGAGGTGTGGATGAATTAGCCATTACTGACCATGATTCGGTTGATTCGGTTGACGAAGCTATTGAATTATCATCGAGCTATAATGTTTCGGTGGTTCCAGGCGTTGAAATTTCAGCTACTTGGAACAGTAAAGGACAAGACACGGTTCATATTGTCGGATTACAAATTAACCATGAGCACGCTGGATTACAGAGTTTCTTGAAAACAATCCAAAGTAAGCGCCGTGATAGAGCTGCCGAAATGGGGAAACGATTAGAAGAGGCGGGCGTAAAAGGCGCGCAGCCAGATATTGAGTATTTAGTCGATAGCCAGCCGATGGTTTGTCGGACTCATCTTGCCCAGTACTTGCTTGAGCGTGGTGAAGTTAAGAACTTTGGAGATGCTTTCAAAAAGTATCTTGCTAAGGGCGGCAAAGCTTACGTTAAAGACGAATGGTTTGATCTTGAAGATGCCGTCGCCATGATTCGCCAAGCTGGTGGCATTCCAGTGTTAGCCCACCCAACGCGCTATGGCATGGGCTCGAATAAACTGAAGCGCTTGATTGAGCAATTTAAATCATTCGGCGGTTTAGGAATTGAAACATGTTATCCTAATATCCATCCAGGACAGAAGAATCTGTTAGCGGATTGGAGCAAGCAGTTCGAGCTTTATGCGTCACAAGGCTCAGACTTTCATTCGCCCGATAAGCCTTGGGCTTTGCTGGGTAAGTTTGCGCCTTTACCCGAAAAAGTTACCCCTGTCTGGGAGTCTCCTACGTGGAGCCATAAGTAA